Within Bacillota bacterium, the genomic segment CCGTGGAAGTCCAGGTGGTCGGGCGAGAGGTTGGTCGCCACCCCGGCCGCGAAGCGGAGGCCGGCGATGCGCCCCTGCGCCACGCCGTGGGAGGAGACCTCGAGCACGGCCTCCTGGAAGCCGGCGTCCGCCGCCTGGGCAAGCCAGCGCTGCAGCTCGTGGGCCGGGGGCGTGGTCCAGAGCGGCCGGAAGGGGCCGCCCGGCGACCAGGCGGCGGTCGTCGTCCAGGCCGCCACCCGCCGCCCTGTCGCGCGCAGCAGGTGGGCCAGGAGGAGGGCGGTGGTCGTCTTGCCGTTGGTCCCCGTCACTCCCGCCAGCCGAAGCCGCTCCCCCGGCCGTCCGTAAAGGCGGGCGGCCAGCTCGGCGAGGAGGTCGCCGGCGGCGGGATGGCGGAAGACGGGAAAGCCCGGCGGCGCCGCCGCACCGGGAGGGAGAACGGCCGCCGCCGCCCCGCGGGCCACCGCCTCCCCCAGGTAGGCGGCACCGTGGGTGCGGCTGCCCGGCAGCGCCACGAAGAGATCGCCGGGCCGGACGCGGCGCGAGTCGACGGCGATCCCGCGCACGGCCACTGGCCCGGCCTCGCCCTCCAGGCGGCCGCCCAGGCCGGCCACCAGTTCGGCCAGCGGCCGTCCACCCGGACCCGCGCTCACGGCAGGCATCGCCAGACCACGACGGCCTCTTCGC encodes:
- a CDS encoding UDP-N-acetylmuramyl peptide synthase; protein product: MSAGPGGRPLAELVAGLGGRLEGEAGPVAVRGIAVDSRRVRPGDLFVALPGSRTHGAAYLGEAVARGAAAAVLPPGAAAPPGFPVFRHPAAGDLLAELAARLYGRPGERLRLAGVTGTNGKTTTALLLAHLLRATGRRVAAWTTTAAWSPGGPFRPLWTTPPAHELQRWLAQAADAGFQEAVLEVSSHGVAQGRIAGLRFAAGVATNLSPDHLDFHGSLAAYAAAKRAFIAGLEAGAVAVLNGEDPVVREFARSTRAHVVDFGFAPGRGVGAEGVESDAGGSCFLLRVGDAELARRAGLAPGERIPARLRLVGRHNVANALAASAAALWLGLEPGRLAGALAAFEPPPRRLESLTVGPFTVINDVAMNEASCETVLAAVEAMAPAQLVVVHAV